Proteins encoded within one genomic window of Oceanispirochaeta sp.:
- a CDS encoding indolepyruvate oxidoreductase subunit beta, producing MKYDIILAGVGGQGVLSLASVIATAAAKAGFKVRQSEVHGMAQRGGAVMAHMRLADGEIFSDLIGQGTADMVISMEPLESLRYLPWLSPEGILVTSITPVKNISNYPEESQIMEALSELPSVRLVDDKALAKEAGSSRAGNMVIVGAASANLPLGMKHLKAAVDSLFSRKGEAVVQANYKALDLGSHIS from the coding sequence ATGAAATATGACATCATACTTGCCGGAGTCGGAGGGCAGGGTGTCCTGTCTCTGGCCTCTGTTATCGCCACCGCTGCCGCCAAGGCAGGGTTTAAGGTCCGTCAGTCCGAAGTCCACGGTATGGCCCAGAGAGGCGGAGCCGTCATGGCCCATATGCGTCTTGCCGACGGTGAAATCTTTTCTGATCTGATCGGTCAGGGAACTGCCGATATGGTTATCAGCATGGAGCCTCTTGAAAGCCTGCGCTATCTGCCCTGGCTCTCTCCGGAAGGCATTCTGGTCACATCCATTACCCCTGTAAAAAATATAAGCAATTACCCCGAAGAGTCACAGATCATGGAGGCATTGTCTGAACTTCCCTCAGTGCGCCTGGTGGATGATAAGGCTCTGGCTAAAGAAGCCGGTTCCTCCAGAGCGGGAAATATGGTTATCGTAGGAGCTGCCTCGGCGAATCTTCCTCTGGGGATGAAGCATCTGAAGGCTGCTGTAGACAGCCTTTTTTCCCGGAAAGGTGAGGCCGTAGTTCAGGCCAATTATAAGGCTCTTGATCTGGGGAGTCATATTTCATGA